GCTTGGATCAGTGTGCTAAACTGATGGCAAAAGTAGATGTCGTGCATGATCATGGCGTCTGGTTACCACTGAATCATCAAATTGCCAAGGCTGCCAGAAGAGCAAGTTGCAAGCGTGTTGTGAGTCCTCGTGGCATGCTCGAACCATGGGCGATCAATCACAAAAAATGGAAAAAACGTCTGGCCTGGTGGCTGTATCAACACCGGGATCTGGAAACTGCCGTATTATTTCATGCGACAGCAGAGAGCGAAGCCGGGCAATTCCGACGACTCGGGCTAGAGGCACCGATCACAGTGATCCCGAATGGGGTCGCAGTGCCATGCGACACAGGTCAGACCCCAGAAGATAGAAATCAGAGTGAAACTGGAGAGCGCGTTGCACTTTTTCTGTCACGAGTTCATCCGAAGAAAGGACTGCCGATGCTGATTGATGCCTGGGCGAAGGTGAAGCCAGAAGGCTGGCGGATGCGTGTGGTGGGACCGGATGAAGACGGACATCTACACGAGCTGAAGCAACGGGTTGAAGAAGCTGGCTTGAGCGACTGCTGGGATTTTGATGAGCCGCTGGACGGTGATGACAAATGGAAGGCTTACCGTGCGGCTGATTTGTTTATCTTGCCAACACACAGTGAAAACTTCGGCATTGTTGTCGCAGAAGCGCTTGGCTGTGGAGTTCCCGTGATCACTACTCACGGAACTCCTTGGCAAAGCTTGGAGAGAGAGGGTA
This sequence is a window from Oceaniferula flava. Protein-coding genes within it:
- a CDS encoding glycosyltransferase codes for the protein MRILHTVSSLFPETGGPSRSVPGLAGAQVSEDMEIYLWAKNVPPDYIPPQGVQLVCGGLDQCAKLMAKVDVVHDHGVWLPLNHQIAKAARRASCKRVVSPRGMLEPWAINHKKWKKRLAWWLYQHRDLETAVLFHATAESEAGQFRRLGLEAPITVIPNGVAVPCDTGQTPEDRNQSETGERVALFLSRVHPKKGLPMLIDAWAKVKPEGWRMRVVGPDEDGHLHELKQRVEEAGLSDCWDFDEPLDGDDKWKAYRAADLFILPTHSENFGIVVAEALGCGVPVITTHGTPWQSLEREGSGWWVPVNETAIADALRDAISRPKAELLAMGERGRAMVVKDFGWERIAAQMAASYQWILGKGEKPGCIVS